The following proteins are co-located in the Vigna unguiculata cultivar IT97K-499-35 chromosome 9, ASM411807v1, whole genome shotgun sequence genome:
- the LOC114164090 gene encoding nucleolin-like, with the protein MEVLVGPAFTIDVPADGNSEDRIFLNGSPENDRSNFRISGPPKFFAGGESESSSSIGTPDDSDNEEEEVQSKLKIRTGLGSLDAMEDSLPIKRGLSSHFDGKSKSFSDLSQVSTLKDLKELQKQESPFNKRRRVLIASKWSRRSSFYSWSNPQSMPLLPVDEDRDDDDDDEDEEEEEEKARKVPSASSSSSSSLAEEKKPEDQVQLRLNRVPESYAAHMRLRLGSFKARSFSLADLQEHDDEEEDED; encoded by the exons ATGGAGGTTTTGGTGGGTCCCGCGTTCACCATCGACGTTCCGGCGGACGGGAACTCCGAAGATCGGATCTTTCTTAACGGGTCACCGGAAAATGACCGCTCGAACTTCCGGATCTCGGGGCCGCCCAAGTTCTTCGCCGGCGGCGAGTCGGAGAGTTCGTCGTCGATCGGAACCCCCGACGACAGTGACAACGAGGAGGAAGAAGTGCAGAGCAAGTTGAAGATACGAACTGGGTTGGGGTCTTTGGATGCCATGGAAGATTCTCTTCCCATCAA GAGGGGATTATCCAGTCATTTTGATGGAAAATCGAAATCGTTCTCAGATCTGTCGCAAGTGAGTACTCTGAAGGATTTGAAGGAGTTGCAGAAGCAAGAGAGTCCTTTCAACAAGAGAAGAAGGGTTCTGATTGCATCAAAGTGGTCCAGAAGATCATCTTTCTATTCCTGGTCCAACCCACAATCCATGCCTCTTTTGCCTGTGGATGAGGATCGTGATGACGACGATGATGACGAAGacgaagaggaagaagaagaaaaagcaaGAAAAGTTCCCTccgcttcttcttcttcctcttcctccttGGCCGAGGAAAAAAAACCTGAAGATCAAGTTCAGCTTCGACTCAACAGAGTACCAGAATCTTATGCTGCTCACATGAGGCTCAGACTCGGAAGCTTCAAAGCAAGGAGCTTTTCGCTTGCAGATCTGCAGGAGCACGATGacgaggaagaagatgaagattaA
- the LOC114196051 gene encoding putative peptidyl-tRNA hydrolase PTRHD1, producing the protein MHYVSACTVPLRLFTPSGSNLAFSTTRVRVTRSILTRPSQLKSNSMSQPAADLNAVAVATTNDGPQNLESADVVVQYVVLRRDLIDTWPLGSVITQGCHASVSAVWSNKDDPDTVDYCSPDKIDYMHKVTLEVKGETQIKNLSEKLTSGGIIHKLWIEQPENIPTCLATKPYPKSIVSSYFKKLKLCK; encoded by the exons ATGCATTACGTGTCGGCTTGCACCGTTCCATTACGTCTCTTCACTCCCTCCGGATCCAACCTAGCTTTCTCAACTACCCGCGTTAGGGTTACGCGTTCTATCTTAACTCGGCCGAGTCAACTCAAATCAAACTCAATGAGTCAACCCGCTGCTGATCTCAATGCTGTTGCCGTTGCCACAACCAATGATGGGCCGCAGAACCTGGAAAGCGCGGATGTGGTGGTGCAGTACGTGGTGCTCCGGCGAGACCTGATTGACACTTGGCCACTTGGGAGTGTGATTACTCAAGGTTGTCATGCTTCTGTTTCGGCCGTTTGGTCCAACAAAGATGATCCTGACACGGTTGATTATTGCAGTCCTGACAAAATTGATTATATGCACAAA GTTACACTCGAAGTAAAGGGAGAAACCCAGATAAAAAACTTGTCTGAGAAGCTTACATCCGGTGGGATCATTCACAAACTGTGGATTGAGCAACCTGAAAACATACCTACGTGCCTTGCCACAAAACCATACCCCAAGTCAATCGTATCTTCGTATTTTAAGAAGTTGAAACTCTGTAAGTGA
- the LOC114196052 gene encoding uncharacterized protein LOC114196052 — MCLVFVCGEDEKVLSRQPAPGACPYCGGMIQAMDVETQWNFCFLPLYCKTKRRYYCTICTRPLVLQ; from the coding sequence ATGTGTTTAGTGTTTGTGTGTGGAGAGGACGAGAAGGTGTTGTCGAGGCAGCCAGCACCTGGTGCATGTCCTTACTGCGGAGGGATGATCCAAGCCATGGACGTGGAGACCCAATGGAATTTCTGTTTTCTGCCTTTATACTGTAAGACCAAACGCAGGTATTACTGCACCATCTGCACCAGACCACTCGTCCTCCAATaa